A stretch of the Arachis stenosperma cultivar V10309 chromosome 6, arast.V10309.gnm1.PFL2, whole genome shotgun sequence genome encodes the following:
- the LOC130936020 gene encoding uncharacterized protein LOC130936020, whose translation MMIPACFSQSTTTSNQTPPQNVVTCIYQTQLFNSSSSSTYLTLSWSKTPFSHSLTIYAADIFTTTISLNPSTFSLFRSPHGSKSIYYHQNQRRHKIKLQWNFSRTKFTQKSAEPESCFYLAISCNGKIKFFMGDINYNILHNTQEKSVDPILLSRREHVFGSKSYVSRAVFMGCKHDIEIECSGGSLRVKVDSQLRLVVKRLAWKFRGNDKFFVDGVEVEFYWDVLSWVANADNNENDGSNKNSNSSNGGRHGVFVFQVGGDGTVWPEMVGAEKKLMKKGLLPGSAVLQWAEETSDGGRTSSASSARSSASNGGAFSLLLYAWPKN comes from the coding sequence atgATGATCCCTGCTTGTTTCAGCCAATCCACCACCACTTCTAATCAAACGCCGCCACAAAATGTAGTAACATGCATATACCAAACTCAACTCTTCAACTCGTCATCTTCATCAACATACCTCACTCTCAGTTGGTCCAAAACCCCTTTCTCTCACTCCTTAACAATCTACGCTGCAGATATATTCaccaccaccatctccctaAACCCTTCAACCTTCTCCTTATTCCGATCACCGCACGGCTCCAAATCCATCTACTACCATCAAAACCAGCGCCGCCACAAGATCAAGCTCCAATGGAACTTCTCCCGGACGAAATTCACTCAGAAATCAGCAGAGCCAGAGTCGTGCTTCTACTTGGCGATCTCATGCAATGGGAAAATCAAATTCTTCATGGGTGACATTAATTATAACATTCTCCACAACACACAAGAGAAAAGCGTTGATCCGATCTTGCTTTCGAGGAGAGAGCACGTGTTTGGGAGCAAGAGTTACGTGTCAAGGGCGGTGTTCATGGGTTGCAAGCATGACATTGAGATTGAATGCAGTGGAGGCTCGCTCAGAGTCAAAGTTGACAGTCAACTTCGCTTGGTGGTCAAGAGACTTGCATGGAAGTTCAGAGGGAATGACAAATTCTTCGTAGACGGCGTAGAAGTTGAGTTCTACTGGGACGTCCTGAGTTGGGTGGCCAACGCCGATAACAATGAAAATGACGGAAGCAACAAAAATAGTAACAGCAGCAACGGTGGTAGGCACGGCGTTTTTGTGTTCCAGGTGGGTGGCGATGGCACCGTGTGGCCGGAAATGGTGGGTGCGGAGAAGAAGTTGATGAAGAAAGGATTGTTGCCGGGCTCCGCTGTGTTGCAGTGGGCGGAGGAGACCAGTGACGGTGGCAGAACCTCCTCTGCTTCGTCGGCAAGGTCTTCTGCCAGTAATGGCGGCGCTTTCTCCTTGTTGCTTTACGCTTGGCCCAAAAACtaa